The sequence below is a genomic window from Zavarzinia compransoris.
CGCAGTTCGGTCGCGGTACCCAGGGCATCGGAGACGCGCTTCGCAGTCCGCTCGTCATTGGTGGCGAAGCTGACCCTGACATGGCAGTTGTCCAGGATCGCATTGTTGGGGCCGTAGGCCTTCTCGATCTGGTTCAGGGACTGGGCGATCAGGAAGCTCTTCAAGCCATAGCCGGCCATGAAGGCCAGCGCACTCTCGAAGAAGTCGAGCCGGCCCAGCGCCGGGAATTCGTCGAGCATGAACAGCACCCGGTGGCGCTTCGCCTTCTCCTGCAGGTCCTCGGTCAGGCGCCGGCCGATCTGATTCAGGATCAGCCGGATCAGGGGCTTGGTGCGGCTGATGTCGGACGGCGGCACCACGAGGTAGAGGGTGGTCGGGGAATCGCCCGTGACGAGATCGGCGATCCGCCAGTCGCATTGCCGGGTCACCGTGGCGACCACGGGATCGCGGTAGAGCCCGAGGAACGACATGGCGGTGGAGAGCACGCCGGAACGTTCGTTCTCGGACTTGTTGAGCAACTCCCGGGCGGCCGAGGCCACCACCGGGTGCGGCCCGGCTTCGCCCAGGTGCCGGGTGGCCATCATGGCGGCCAGCGTCGCCTCGATCGGGCGCCGCGGGTCGGACAGGAAGGCGGCGACGCCGACGAGGGTTTTGTCCTTCTCGGCGTAGAGGACGTGAAGGATGGCACCGACCAGCAGGGAATGGCTGGTCTTCTCCCAATGGTTCCGCCGCTCGAGCGAACCCTCGGGGTCGACCAATACGTCGGCGACGTTCTGGACGTCCCGCACTTCCCATTCTCCGCGCCGGACCTCGAGCAGCGGGTTGTAGGCGGCCGACGCCGCATTGGTCGGGTCGAACAGCAGCACCCTGCCGTGCCGGGCGCGGAAGCCCGCCGTCAGGGTCCAGTTCTCGCCCTTGATGTCATGGACGATGGCGGAGCCCGGCCAGGTCAGCAGGGTCGGCACCACGAGGCCGACGCCCTTGCCCGAGCGGGTCGGGGCGAAGCAGAGCACATGCTCCGGACCGTCGTGGCGGAGGTAGTCCTTGCCGAGGCGGCCGAGCATCACACCATCCGCGCCCGTGAGGCCAGCCGCCGCGATCTCCTCCGGCATTGCCCAGCGGGCGGAGCCGTAGGTCGCGACATTCTTCGCTTCCCGGGCCCGCCAGACCGACATGCCGATGGCGATCGCGATCGCAAGAAGACCACCCGAGGCGGCGATCAGGCCGCCGGTCTCGAAGATGCCAGGGGCATAAGCGTCGAAGAAGTACCACCACCAGAACAGGGCCGGCGGGTAGTAAATCGGCATGCCGGCGATATGGAACCAGGGAGTGCCCAACTGGTCCTGGTAGCCCAGCTGCCAGGCCGCCCACTGCGTGGCACCCCAGATCGACAGCAGCACGATCAGGAAGACGGCCAGGATCTGGCCCCAGAGGATCTTTGTTGCCGACATGCTGCCACTTAAGATAGTGGGCGGAATTACAAAGTGAGGCGCAACAGAAGGGCGCTCAATAGAAACTCTTTATTGATCGGTACGTGGAGGGAATTGGCGAGGAAGCGCGTATAATTTGGCTTCTTTGCGGGTTGCATTGGCTGACGAGTAAAGAAATCGCGCCGTAAAAATTTTCGGCGCGATATGATATTACTTCATATCTATGTTATTTATTGATGCTGGAGAAAATATCATCTCCCATACCGTCGGCGATGTTGGGAATTATGATCTTTGGGTCCGTGCAACCGTTCTGTCTGTAAGGATCCGCATGGCCCAGAAGAACGCGATTTTCCACATTAAGGAGGTGATGGAAAGAAAAGCTAACATGACTAGAACGGGCGTGGCAGGTCCGCAAAGTAGCTCGCTAAGGGGCAGAAGGTTGGCTTTTTGCACTACCTCTGGCCCTACCTTCCAGACAGGGACGGCATAGAACCAGGATTCCAGGCCGGAGATAGCCAGAAAGAGCAGCAGAAACACGGTCGGTATGTCGTTATTGGTGCGCCATCGTTTGGGGAATTTCTTAGATATATGAGAGATCGCTAATTTGAGGCGAAAATAAGTCGTTTTGATCTGTTCTAAATCTGACGGCATTTTGTGCTCCTTGCCTCATATTGATTGCGCTGAATACTAGCGTTGAATTGATATATTGAGTAGTGATATCAGAGGTGATTCGTGAATTTCATGATCGCGAAACACCTCAAATTGCTGATGAATCCTTCAGTGAAGTGTCGCGGATATAGGTTGCATCATTTGTGAGCGAGTCAGGCGGAAAAAGGAATGCAGCGGAAAAAGGAATGCGTTGGCATAGTATGCCAATTATGCTATCGTGTAGCCTCAAACTAATGCTGTAAGATGCCGCCATGCCCACGCGCAACGTCGTGCTGACCGAACATCATGAGGCCGTCATCGACCGGCTGGTGAAATCCGGCCGCTATCAGAATGCCAGCGAGGTGCTGCGCGAGGGCCTGCGCCTGATCGAGCAGCGGGAAGCGCTCGATGCAGCGAAGCTCGACGCCTTGCGGGAGTCCGCACGGGTCGGGTTCGGCGATCTGGAGGAAGGGCGGTTTGTCAGCCTGACGAGCGATACCCTGGACGAGTTCGTCGGTAACCTGGGCCGGGAGGCCGAGGCGAGGGTGCGCAAGGTAGGCCGATAACTGTGGCTGCCGAACTCCGCCTCTCGGCGACGGCCCGGGAGGACATCGTCGACCTGCTCGCCTGGACGACCGAGCATTTCGGGGAACAGGCCCGCCTGCGCTATGAGCGTCTGATCGTGACCGCCCTGCGCGATCTCGCCGAGGATCCCGAGCGGATGGGCAGCATCGACCGCGCCGAACTCGGCCTGCATGTCCGTAGCTATCACCTGCGCCACAGCCGCGACCGGGTGCCTGGCGAGAAGGGC
It includes:
- a CDS encoding conjugal transfer protein TraG codes for the protein MSATKILWGQILAVFLIVLLSIWGATQWAAWQLGYQDQLGTPWFHIAGMPIYYPPALFWWWYFFDAYAPGIFETGGLIAASGGLLAIAIAIGMSVWRAREAKNVATYGSARWAMPEEIAAAGLTGADGVMLGRLGKDYLRHDGPEHVLCFAPTRSGKGVGLVVPTLLTWPGSAIVHDIKGENWTLTAGFRARHGRVLLFDPTNAASAAYNPLLEVRRGEWEVRDVQNVADVLVDPEGSLERRNHWEKTSHSLLVGAILHVLYAEKDKTLVGVAAFLSDPRRPIEATLAAMMATRHLGEAGPHPVVASAARELLNKSENERSGVLSTAMSFLGLYRDPVVATVTRQCDWRIADLVTGDSPTTLYLVVPPSDISRTKPLIRLILNQIGRRLTEDLQEKAKRHRVLFMLDEFPALGRLDFFESALAFMAGYGLKSFLIAQSLNQIEKAYGPNNAILDNCHVRVSFATNDERTAKRVSDALGTATELRAMKNYAGHRLSPWLGHLMISRAETARPLLTPGEIMQLPPDDEIVMVAGIPPIRARKTRYFEDRRFRERILPPPATGASNTPSPDDWTGLPLPSRPSPRGQEEEAPLFTDDEAVSGGQRRQPELEDPEPIANPRPDLNEFDPDPPDDPDEDAVRLRSARRAMRQVARQAAMDPGDGIEL
- a CDS encoding type II toxin-antitoxin system ParD family antitoxin, producing the protein MPTRNVVLTEHHEAVIDRLVKSGRYQNASEVLREGLRLIEQREALDAAKLDALRESARVGFGDLEEGRFVSLTSDTLDEFVGNLGREAEARVRKVGR
- a CDS encoding type II toxin-antitoxin system RelE/ParE family toxin, which produces MAAELRLSATAREDIVDLLAWTTEHFGEQARLRYERLIVTALRDLAEDPERMGSIDRAELGLHVRSYHLRHSRDRVPGEKGVVRRPRHFLLYRVSPAGVIGVGRVLHDAMELDRHLPSLYGDE